One part of the Candidatus Eremiobacterota bacterium genome encodes these proteins:
- a CDS encoding 2-oxoacid:acceptor oxidoreductase subunit alpha, with amino-acid sequence MILNNVEVMFGGQAGDGSLTTGDLIAGVFKRMGLEVYTYKDFPSRIRGGHTNYVIRAGEHRDFGMADAVDALVAFDLEAVEAHIEEMRPGGFVVFDNSSETIPDHVRRADVNWYEVPLAKIAKVELGLELVRNTISLGVLGALIGMDPEIVRNDVRGVYQRKGEKVVDLNMRAIEAGETYVLENFADRPTGYGLVAGNDGDRLIMMGNDAIAYGALVAGCRFMAGYPITPATDVLEWMSKQLPKFGGVVVQAEDELAAITMTLGAAFAGVRAMTATSGPGQALMTEAIGLAGVLEIPVVVVECARAGPSTGMPTKTEQSNLNHLIYSGHGEIPRVVLAPGTVAESFELATTAFNLAEKYQVPVFILTEQALCQSKATLQPFDLDKVVVDRGKLIEDGEVTFGEYKRFAFTGDNVSPRVIPGVPGGMHLAPGSEHNDAGVITENAANRARMMEKRMGKLVTMHDDLPKPVLHGIADADIAIVGYGANRGPIAEAVQRLANEGVLTRFLQLRTLWPFPDEAIKEFVRGADHVFVVENNYTGQLMQLIRAVVGPLEKLHGVRKYDGRPFRPIEIIEPVLETCHPELAEGLRR; translated from the coding sequence GTGATCCTCAACAACGTCGAAGTGATGTTCGGCGGCCAAGCCGGCGACGGCAGCTTGACGACGGGCGACTTGATCGCCGGCGTGTTCAAGCGAATGGGACTCGAGGTCTACACGTACAAGGATTTCCCCTCGCGCATCCGCGGCGGGCACACCAACTACGTGATCCGAGCGGGGGAGCACCGCGACTTCGGCATGGCCGATGCGGTCGACGCGCTCGTCGCGTTCGACCTCGAAGCCGTCGAAGCTCACATCGAAGAGATGAGGCCCGGCGGCTTCGTCGTTTTCGACAACAGCTCGGAGACGATCCCCGACCACGTCCGCCGCGCCGACGTCAACTGGTACGAAGTGCCGCTCGCGAAGATCGCGAAGGTAGAGCTCGGCCTGGAGCTGGTGCGCAACACGATCTCGCTCGGCGTCCTCGGTGCGCTGATCGGGATGGACCCGGAGATCGTCCGCAACGACGTGCGCGGCGTCTACCAGCGCAAGGGCGAGAAGGTCGTCGACCTCAACATGCGCGCGATCGAAGCCGGCGAGACGTACGTGCTGGAGAACTTCGCCGATCGGCCGACGGGCTACGGGCTCGTCGCCGGGAACGACGGCGACCGGCTCATCATGATGGGCAACGACGCGATCGCGTACGGCGCGCTGGTCGCCGGCTGCCGCTTCATGGCCGGCTATCCGATCACGCCCGCGACCGACGTCCTCGAGTGGATGTCGAAGCAGTTGCCGAAGTTCGGGGGCGTCGTGGTGCAAGCCGAAGACGAGCTCGCGGCGATTACGATGACGCTCGGCGCGGCGTTCGCCGGCGTGCGCGCGATGACCGCGACGTCGGGACCCGGCCAGGCGCTGATGACCGAAGCGATCGGCCTCGCCGGCGTGCTGGAGATTCCGGTCGTCGTCGTCGAGTGCGCGCGGGCCGGCCCGTCGACGGGCATGCCGACGAAGACCGAGCAGAGCAATCTGAACCACCTGATCTACTCGGGCCACGGCGAGATCCCGCGCGTGGTGCTCGCGCCTGGAACCGTCGCGGAGTCGTTCGAGCTCGCGACGACCGCGTTCAACCTCGCGGAGAAGTACCAAGTCCCGGTATTCATCCTCACCGAACAGGCGCTGTGCCAGAGCAAGGCCACGCTGCAGCCGTTCGACCTCGACAAGGTCGTCGTCGACCGGGGCAAGCTAATCGAGGACGGCGAGGTGACGTTCGGCGAGTACAAGCGCTTCGCGTTCACCGGCGACAACGTCTCGCCGCGGGTGATCCCCGGCGTTCCGGGCGGGATGCACCTGGCGCCGGGCTCCGAGCACAACGACGCCGGCGTCATCACCGAGAACGCGGCCAACCGCGCGCGGATGATGGAGAAGCGGATGGGCAAGCTCGTCACGATGCACGACGACTTGCCGAAGCCCGTACTGCACGGGATCGCCGACGCCGACATCGCAATCGTCGGCTACGGCGCGAACCGCGGCCCGATCGCCGAAGCGGTACAGCGGCTGGCGAACGAAGGCGTGCTGACGCGCTTCCTGCAGCTGCGCACGCTCTGGCCGTTCCCCGACGAAGCGATCAAAGAGTTCGTGCGCGGTGCGGATCACGTCTTCGTCGTCGAGAACAACTACACCGGACAGCTCATGCAACTGATTCGCGCGGTGGTCGGACCGCTCGAAAAGCTGCACGGCGTGCGCAAGTACGACGGACGCCCGTTCCGGCCGATCGAGATCATCGAGCCGGTGCTGGAGACCTGTCATCCCGAGCTCGCCGAAGGGCTGCGGAGATAA
- a CDS encoding 2-oxoacid:ferredoxin oxidoreductase subunit beta, protein MTATLTPKDFATATPSWWCPGCGDFGVLSALKQAMAELGKQPKDVAFVSGIGCSGKISGYLHSYAFHGVHGRALPVATAIKLANRELTVIAAGGDGDGYAIGAGHFVHAVRRNTDMTYIVMDNQTYGLTKGQSSPTSATGYVASVSPDGNPDTPLNGLALALAAGATFIARGFSAQPKQMVAMIKAAVEHRGFAIVEVMSPCVTYNKINTYAWFKENTEDGALRDGYAPNDRLAAFEALTTDGKIPLGILYKEDRPTFEDRTGLPEAPIARQNIRGPHPEYAAMLAAYR, encoded by the coding sequence ATGACGGCGACTCTTACCCCCAAAGACTTTGCGACCGCGACGCCGTCGTGGTGGTGCCCCGGCTGCGGCGACTTCGGCGTTCTGTCCGCGCTCAAGCAGGCGATGGCGGAGCTCGGCAAGCAGCCGAAGGACGTCGCGTTCGTCTCCGGGATCGGTTGCTCCGGAAAGATCTCCGGCTATCTGCACAGCTACGCGTTTCACGGCGTGCACGGCCGCGCGCTGCCGGTCGCGACCGCGATCAAGCTCGCGAACCGCGAACTTACGGTGATCGCGGCGGGCGGTGACGGCGACGGCTACGCGATCGGCGCGGGGCACTTCGTGCACGCGGTGCGCCGCAACACCGACATGACGTACATCGTCATGGACAACCAGACGTACGGGCTCACCAAAGGCCAGAGTTCGCCGACCAGCGCGACGGGTTACGTCGCCTCGGTCAGCCCCGACGGCAACCCCGACACGCCGCTGAACGGCCTCGCGCTCGCGCTCGCCGCCGGCGCGACGTTCATCGCGCGCGGCTTCTCGGCGCAGCCGAAGCAGATGGTCGCGATGATCAAGGCGGCGGTCGAGCACCGCGGCTTCGCGATCGTCGAGGTGATGTCGCCGTGCGTGACCTACAACAAGATCAACACGTACGCATGGTTCAAGGAGAACACCGAAGACGGCGCGCTGCGCGACGGCTATGCGCCCAACGACCGCCTCGCCGCCTTCGAAGCCCTGACGACCGACGGCAAGATCCCGCTCGGCATCCTCTACAAAGAAGACCGCCCAACGTTCGAGGACCGCACCGGTCTCCCCGAAGCGCCGATCGCGCGCCAAAACATCCGCGGCCCGCACCCGGAATACGCCGCGATGCTGGCCGCGTACCGGTAG
- a CDS encoding PQQ-binding-like beta-propeller repeat protein, producing the protein MLKKCRALPAAFVPLLAAFLMVNTAAPSDCAESGWPMYQRSADHNAVVDRPGFSAKWTYDASGRINSGLAIVGDRVIFDTFDGKVVALDLRSGRPVWTANTDNVVMSTPVVVGSTVYVGTGHNGTMSKQRTSFVYTAAPGRRQLDMWGRAEGDHVIAFDLVTGRRLWAYRTAGEDMPSPTVADGVVVFANGDFHAYGLRSSDGTALWQRDLGGISTMASAMRSGSGVLVGICSGPHYRGNTVALEPHTGRILWRSPYGDCDSTATVANGRIFTSGVDGNDTAYGHGARGVVAALDPRDGHTLWSFRTRDAGPYTKIGSNERAIAGTYANGTYFQPIPTSDELIAFDASRGRVKWHFKTQGPAKMSPVVKDGRLYIGDTVGLFYTIDARSGKLIRVTMFDEPFSTSPPVLVGNTIVVAGNTKVFALPQ; encoded by the coding sequence ATGCTGAAGAAGTGCCGGGCACTGCCCGCCGCCTTTGTGCCGCTCCTCGCGGCGTTCCTAATGGTTAACACGGCGGCCCCTTCGGATTGCGCTGAATCGGGCTGGCCCATGTACCAGCGCAGCGCGGATCACAATGCCGTCGTCGATCGTCCAGGCTTCTCGGCGAAATGGACCTATGACGCCTCGGGCAGGATTAATAGCGGTCTCGCGATCGTTGGCGATCGTGTGATCTTTGATACGTTCGACGGAAAAGTAGTCGCCCTAGACTTGCGTTCGGGACGGCCCGTTTGGACGGCCAATACGGACAACGTCGTCATGTCAACTCCTGTTGTCGTCGGAAGCACGGTTTATGTCGGGACGGGACATAACGGTACGATGTCGAAACAGCGCACGTCGTTCGTGTACACGGCCGCGCCGGGTCGGCGGCAACTCGATATGTGGGGGCGCGCCGAGGGCGACCACGTCATCGCGTTCGATCTTGTTACGGGACGAAGGCTGTGGGCGTATCGCACCGCGGGTGAAGACATGCCGTCGCCGACGGTCGCGGACGGCGTCGTCGTGTTTGCGAACGGGGACTTTCACGCATACGGGCTGCGGTCGTCCGACGGTACTGCGCTTTGGCAACGGGACCTCGGCGGTATCTCGACTATGGCTTCTGCAATGCGTTCGGGCTCTGGAGTGCTCGTCGGCATCTGCAGTGGGCCGCACTACCGAGGAAACACGGTTGCGTTGGAGCCGCACACCGGTCGTATTCTGTGGCGTTCGCCGTACGGAGACTGTGATTCAACGGCTACCGTAGCGAACGGGCGCATCTTCACGAGCGGGGTGGATGGGAACGACACCGCTTATGGTCACGGAGCTCGCGGCGTCGTTGCCGCGCTGGATCCGCGAGACGGGCATACGCTTTGGTCGTTCCGAACGCGAGATGCTGGTCCATATACGAAGATAGGATCTAACGAGCGGGCGATCGCCGGGACATATGCAAACGGCACGTATTTTCAACCGATACCAACTTCCGATGAACTCATAGCGTTCGATGCTTCTCGAGGCAGAGTGAAATGGCACTTCAAGACCCAGGGCCCTGCCAAGATGAGCCCAGTGGTAAAAGACGGTCGCCTTTACATTGGGGATACCGTCGGGCTCTTCTATACCATTGACGCCCGCAGCGGCAAACTGATCCGGGTCACGATGTTCGACGAGCCCTTTTCGACGTCGCCGCCAGTTCTAGTCGGGAATACCATCGTTGTTGCAGGCAACACAAAAGTCTTTGCCTTGCCACAATGA
- a CDS encoding MBL fold metallo-hydrolase → MGDPLSRVEFIQASAAGVAGTAVAGGSVTAAAGPAVPLKIRWYGGGVYELATPDDKTIVQIDAWIWNNTGFKAFNIDKPPELSSASAYAAHIKGRSPDAVVVALTHDHGDHMGDYFELLPALLAVGVDVKTVGQSDLMRVGLVPKFQAANVDPTKVVLNNGAGINMGGTASYKGAKLELVPAVHSTASGFPAAGFIVDIGGARIYASGDTDVYGDMALVGQRYHPDLAVFCIGNGAFTMGPDDAALACKLIGAPQAIPVHYAHNPLVIGPQAGDQFKAAIARAAPQTAVTLLKPGQSTTLQIARNPAR, encoded by the coding sequence ATGGGCGATCCCCTTTCGCGCGTCGAGTTCATCCAGGCATCGGCGGCCGGCGTCGCCGGGACCGCGGTCGCGGGCGGCAGCGTCACGGCGGCGGCCGGTCCGGCCGTGCCGCTCAAGATTCGCTGGTACGGCGGCGGCGTGTATGAGCTCGCGACGCCTGACGACAAGACGATCGTCCAGATCGACGCCTGGATCTGGAACAACACCGGCTTCAAAGCGTTCAACATCGACAAGCCGCCGGAGCTTTCGAGCGCTTCAGCCTATGCAGCGCACATCAAAGGACGTTCGCCGGACGCGGTCGTCGTCGCGTTGACGCACGATCACGGCGATCACATGGGCGACTACTTCGAGCTGCTGCCCGCGCTGCTCGCCGTCGGCGTCGACGTGAAGACGGTCGGGCAGAGCGATCTCATGCGCGTCGGCCTGGTGCCGAAATTCCAAGCCGCGAACGTGGATCCCACGAAGGTCGTGCTGAACAACGGCGCCGGGATCAACATGGGCGGGACCGCAAGCTACAAGGGCGCCAAGCTGGAGCTCGTCCCCGCCGTCCACTCTACGGCATCCGGCTTCCCGGCGGCCGGCTTCATCGTCGACATCGGCGGCGCGCGCATCTACGCCTCCGGCGATACCGACGTCTACGGCGACATGGCGCTGGTCGGCCAGCGCTATCACCCCGATCTGGCGGTGTTCTGCATCGGCAACGGCGCGTTCACGATGGGTCCGGACGACGCCGCGCTCGCGTGCAAGCTGATCGGCGCGCCGCAAGCGATCCCCGTCCACTACGCGCACAACCCGCTCGTGATCGGCCCGCAAGCCGGCGACCAATTCAAAGCCGCCATCGCCCGCGCCGCCCCGCAAACCGCGGTAACGCTGCTCAAGCCGGGCCAGTCGACCACCCTTCAGATCGCCCGCAACCCCGCGCGCTGA
- a CDS encoding MFS transporter yields the protein MGTRRRFFYGWTIVVALGVTTIVSYGTNQYLFGLLVDPLAREFGWDKASIGLAFSGVVLVSGLAGLVFGRIVDRLGARLPLAIGSLINGLSLLAISRAHDLLAFDLLWTFGIGLGSALTFYPVSMTVVANWFARRRTQAFSLLSFMGAFSSTFTYPIAGLLIARYGWRDALVVLAAVHLLVAFPLHVLVVRRHPEDLGLLPDGDGTATAAEPVSGVAYGVALRSASFWLLTIGIALGAFASTGVLLEQVAYLIARGYAPSFAATLVGLFGLAYLPGRVFVAWSGERLSLALLFAGAFALEALGVTLLATAPTLLGVLAYVCTFGAAYGATFPLRGSLMAQRFGRRAYGSIIAAQGVPVGIGAALGPVAVGRLIDTVGYGAGFSACIAALLAAAAIVAIPVRAPRGLAASPAYAEPYHSGGP from the coding sequence ATGGGGACGCGCCGGCGCTTCTTCTACGGCTGGACGATCGTCGTTGCGCTGGGCGTCACGACGATCGTCTCGTACGGCACGAATCAGTATCTGTTCGGCTTGCTGGTCGATCCGCTGGCGCGCGAGTTCGGCTGGGACAAGGCCTCGATCGGGCTCGCGTTCTCCGGCGTCGTGCTGGTCTCGGGGCTGGCCGGACTCGTCTTCGGGCGCATCGTCGACCGGCTCGGCGCGCGGCTTCCGCTCGCAATCGGGTCGCTGATCAACGGCCTTTCGCTCCTCGCGATCTCGCGCGCGCACGATTTGCTCGCGTTCGACTTGCTGTGGACGTTCGGGATCGGGCTCGGCTCGGCGCTCACGTTCTATCCCGTCTCGATGACGGTCGTCGCGAACTGGTTCGCACGGCGCCGCACGCAAGCGTTCTCGCTGCTCAGCTTCATGGGCGCGTTCTCCTCGACATTCACCTATCCGATCGCCGGGCTGCTGATCGCGCGCTACGGCTGGCGCGATGCGCTCGTGGTTCTCGCTGCGGTGCACTTGCTGGTCGCATTTCCGCTGCACGTGCTGGTCGTGCGCCGGCATCCCGAGGATCTCGGGCTGCTGCCGGACGGCGACGGAACGGCAACTGCCGCCGAGCCGGTGAGCGGCGTCGCGTACGGCGTCGCGCTGCGCAGCGCGTCGTTCTGGCTGCTGACGATCGGGATCGCGCTCGGCGCGTTCGCCAGCACCGGCGTCTTGCTGGAGCAGGTGGCGTACCTCATCGCGCGCGGCTACGCGCCCTCGTTCGCCGCGACTCTGGTCGGACTGTTCGGGCTCGCGTATCTCCCCGGCCGCGTGTTCGTCGCATGGTCCGGCGAGCGGCTCTCGCTGGCGCTGCTGTTCGCCGGCGCATTCGCGCTCGAAGCGCTGGGGGTAACGCTGCTCGCGACGGCGCCGACGCTGCTCGGCGTGCTCGCGTACGTCTGCACGTTCGGCGCGGCGTACGGCGCGACGTTCCCGCTGCGCGGCTCGTTGATGGCGCAGCGCTTCGGACGCCGCGCGTACGGCTCGATCATCGCCGCGCAGGGCGTCCCGGTCGGGATCGGCGCGGCGCTCGGCCCGGTCGCCGTCGGGCGATTGATCGACACCGTCGGCTACGGCGCGGGCTTCAGCGCCTGCATCGCGGCGCTGCTCGCCGCGGCAGCGATCGTCGCGATCCCGGTGCGCGCACCGCGAGGGCTTGCCGCCTCGCCCGCGTATGCTGAACCGTATCACAGCGGCGGACCGTAA
- a CDS encoding methyl-accepting chemotaxis protein — MESARALGTGDAERAVAWLREATASRDLAAPLSLDAFSPLGAALRPFVDGLRAEMLDFRAIVEAAAEIAALNADQLERIAASTAEHRSDVERTAAAVGEIDQGAAGVAGATESLRLLSTALTSSASEYDGGIEGVLGGLNELIATVEETASFATAMESGSAQISTFLEQLRRIARQARLLAINAAIEAAHLGDAGRGFVIVADEVKQLAESTVQSSADVANIEKQLADASRRVDAAIGASAGVVRGLAAELHAARERSAQTRAQVAELDGAIGEVAAIAGRQSESISAIAHGVETVARHAQDVADAAQRAARLEIADALERLQHAVARYHLGERRPSAGENASLDELPDDVREAAAALRARVDEDQRELLALITAIAVSIARNSYEWKAIASSLASLREQLAATMRSVDETAAGANVAAQAAQRMRGPLAAVRAGFAASVEELQRALDRVVKVRDDVRNAASFVGATTAAGARAAEILELIDTISSETTLLSLNAAIEAAHAGIAGSGFGVIADEIRALAATTSRATQEIGSVIGAVSEASRAMSGTTERAVERTGRVHDDTTHMQSAIGALRAQVDQTLDRAAEVAAIVEQQLAALADVRRASEMAARRVESDAAHATDGRRIELAMLGMRAHALAARRPLGTVAERVREIGLSLGDKMDAVFDDALARGTISLQDCFDTNYVEIKGASIAKLARLFDVSKVPPQGFDPPKFETRYDRAVEDGFNRLIDEHVPLHAAIKAMFAVDLNGYCFGHFHECRHDWTGDYVRDLNGNRIKRFFEDDLSLRCSRVGLGDASLPLPRRTPYERFRELGCALRREGARPWAIYTYARDTGIVYNDLSVALFARGHRVGTIRIIYNADVV, encoded by the coding sequence TTGGAATCGGCTCGGGCGCTCGGGACGGGGGACGCCGAGCGTGCCGTCGCGTGGCTGCGGGAGGCCACGGCGAGCCGTGACCTCGCGGCACCGCTTTCGCTGGACGCCTTCTCGCCGCTCGGCGCCGCGCTGCGCCCGTTCGTCGACGGCCTGCGCGCCGAGATGCTCGACTTCCGCGCGATCGTCGAAGCCGCCGCCGAGATCGCCGCGCTCAACGCCGATCAGCTCGAGCGCATCGCGGCCAGCACCGCCGAGCACCGCTCCGACGTCGAGCGCACCGCCGCCGCGGTCGGCGAGATCGACCAGGGCGCGGCCGGCGTCGCGGGCGCGACGGAAAGCCTGCGGCTGCTCAGCACGGCGCTGACGAGCTCGGCCAGCGAGTACGACGGCGGGATCGAAGGGGTGCTCGGCGGATTGAACGAGCTGATCGCGACGGTCGAAGAGACGGCCTCGTTCGCGACCGCGATGGAGTCGGGCTCGGCGCAGATCAGCACGTTTCTGGAACAACTGCGCCGCATCGCGCGCCAGGCGCGGCTGCTCGCGATCAACGCTGCGATCGAGGCCGCGCACCTCGGCGACGCCGGGCGCGGGTTCGTGATCGTCGCCGACGAGGTGAAGCAGCTCGCGGAGTCGACCGTGCAGTCCTCGGCCGACGTCGCGAACATCGAGAAACAGCTGGCCGACGCGAGCCGTCGCGTCGACGCGGCGATCGGCGCGTCGGCCGGGGTCGTGCGCGGTCTGGCCGCGGAACTGCACGCGGCGCGCGAGCGCTCGGCGCAAACGCGCGCGCAGGTCGCCGAGCTCGACGGCGCGATCGGCGAGGTCGCCGCGATCGCGGGCCGGCAGAGCGAGAGCATCTCGGCAATCGCGCACGGCGTCGAGACGGTCGCGCGCCACGCGCAGGACGTCGCCGACGCCGCGCAGCGCGCCGCGCGGCTGGAGATCGCCGACGCGCTCGAACGGCTGCAGCACGCGGTCGCGCGCTACCATCTGGGCGAGCGGCGCCCGTCCGCCGGCGAGAACGCGAGCCTCGACGAGCTTCCCGACGACGTGCGCGAAGCCGCCGCGGCGCTGCGCGCGCGCGTCGACGAAGATCAGCGCGAGCTGCTCGCCCTGATCACCGCGATCGCCGTCTCGATCGCGCGCAACAGTTACGAGTGGAAAGCGATCGCGTCGTCGCTCGCTTCGCTGCGAGAGCAGCTGGCCGCGACGATGCGCTCGGTCGACGAGACCGCCGCCGGCGCGAACGTCGCCGCGCAAGCCGCGCAGCGGATGCGCGGTCCGCTGGCCGCGGTGCGCGCGGGCTTCGCGGCTTCCGTCGAAGAGCTGCAGCGCGCGCTCGACCGCGTCGTGAAAGTCCGCGACGACGTGCGCAACGCGGCCTCGTTCGTCGGCGCGACGACCGCGGCCGGCGCGCGCGCCGCCGAGATCCTGGAGCTGATCGACACGATCTCCAGCGAGACGACGCTGCTCTCGCTGAACGCCGCGATCGAAGCGGCGCACGCGGGGATCGCGGGAAGCGGCTTCGGCGTCATCGCCGACGAGATCCGCGCGCTGGCCGCGACGACCTCGCGCGCCACCCAGGAGATCGGCTCCGTGATCGGGGCCGTCTCCGAGGCGAGCCGCGCGATGAGCGGGACCACGGAGCGCGCCGTCGAGCGCACCGGCCGCGTCCACGACGACACGACGCACATGCAGTCCGCGATCGGCGCGCTGCGCGCGCAGGTCGACCAAACCCTGGACCGTGCGGCCGAAGTCGCCGCGATCGTCGAGCAGCAGCTCGCCGCGCTCGCCGACGTGCGGCGCGCGAGCGAGATGGCGGCGCGGCGGGTCGAGAGCGACGCGGCCCACGCGACCGACGGCCGGCGGATCGAGCTCGCGATGCTCGGGATGCGCGCGCACGCGCTCGCCGCGCGCCGCCCGCTCGGAACCGTCGCCGAACGGGTTCGCGAGATCGGCCTCTCGCTCGGCGACAAGATGGACGCCGTCTTCGACGACGCGCTCGCGCGCGGCACAATTTCGCTGCAAGACTGCTTCGACACGAACTACGTCGAAATCAAGGGCGCGTCGATCGCGAAGCTCGCGCGGCTGTTCGACGTCTCGAAGGTCCCGCCGCAGGGCTTCGACCCGCCGAAGTTCGAGACGCGCTACGACCGCGCGGTCGAGGACGGCTTCAACCGGCTGATCGACGAGCACGTGCCGCTCCACGCTGCCATCAAAGCGATGTTCGCGGTCGACTTGAACGGCTATTGCTTCGGGCACTTCCATGAATGCCGTCACGATTGGACCGGCGACTACGTGCGGGACCTCAACGGCAACCGCATCAAGCGCTTCTTCGAGGACGACCTGAGCCTGCGGTGCTCGCGCGTCGGTCTGGGCGACGCCTCGCTGCCGCTGCCGCGGCGCACGCCGTACGAGCGCTTCCGCGAGCTCGGCTGCGCGCTGCGCCGCGAGGGCGCGCGGCCGTGGGCGATCTACACCTATGCGCGCGACACGGGGATCGTCTACAACGACCTCTCAGTCGCGCTGTTCGCGCGCGGCCACCGCGTCGGAACGATCCGCATCATCTACAACGCCGACGTGGTCTGA
- a CDS encoding patatin-like phospholipase family protein gives MIGMFGKRRPNEAPRKPVRALILGGGGARGAYEAGVVAALSEHETFDVVCGTSIGAINGMFVAQDVPDRLIDVWRTISTRGITQLKPELATLMLLWQATNGLMRSPFSQKAAHAVTMMRMLPQLASAARVPSLLGCFEGGKVRSVIRELADLSAVKHTFICGATNLTNGRAEAFAYFPPGHEAAEAAFHAAEWAEPIHAGNYVDAICASAALPPVYEPVSILCKDAVTRSYADGGFTNNAPIRQAIDAGATEVTAILADPSGIQNDERSVGSMVDIFATMLDANTVRMLELDLKLARRINEAVLAGRAPDKRYVTIRVIEPRASLRLSALAFDAQDDVNRLFDLGYEDGQAARAA, from the coding sequence ATGATCGGCATGTTCGGGAAGCGCAGACCTAACGAGGCACCGCGGAAGCCGGTGCGAGCGCTGATCCTGGGCGGCGGCGGAGCGCGCGGCGCGTACGAAGCCGGCGTGGTTGCGGCGCTGAGCGAGCACGAGACGTTCGACGTCGTCTGCGGAACGTCGATCGGCGCGATCAACGGGATGTTCGTCGCGCAGGACGTGCCCGACCGGCTGATCGACGTCTGGCGGACGATCTCGACCCGCGGGATCACGCAGCTCAAGCCCGAGCTCGCGACGCTGATGCTCCTGTGGCAGGCGACGAACGGCCTGATGCGTTCGCCGTTCTCGCAGAAAGCCGCCCACGCCGTGACGATGATGCGCATGCTGCCGCAGCTTGCGAGCGCCGCGCGCGTCCCGTCGCTCCTCGGCTGCTTCGAGGGCGGCAAGGTCCGCAGCGTGATCCGGGAGCTGGCCGACCTGAGCGCCGTGAAGCACACGTTCATTTGCGGCGCGACGAACCTCACCAACGGCCGAGCCGAAGCGTTCGCGTACTTTCCGCCGGGACACGAGGCCGCGGAAGCGGCGTTCCACGCGGCCGAGTGGGCCGAGCCGATCCACGCCGGGAACTACGTCGATGCGATCTGCGCCTCCGCGGCGCTGCCGCCGGTGTACGAGCCGGTGTCGATTCTTTGCAAGGACGCGGTGACGCGCTCATACGCCGACGGAGGCTTCACGAACAACGCGCCGATCCGCCAAGCGATCGACGCCGGCGCGACGGAAGTGACCGCGATCCTCGCCGACCCGTCCGGAATCCAGAACGACGAGCGCAGCGTCGGCTCGATGGTCGACATTTTCGCGACGATGCTCGACGCGAACACGGTCCGCATGCTCGAGCTCGACCTGAAGCTCGCGCGCCGCATCAACGAAGCCGTCCTCGCCGGCCGCGCCCCGGACAAGCGCTACGTGACGATCCGCGTCATCGAACCGCGCGCCTCGCTGCGCCTCTCCGCCCTCGCCTTCGACGCGCAAGACGACGTCAACCGCCTCTTCGACCTCGGCTACGAAGACGGTCAAGCGGCACGCGCGGCGTGA